CAAAACTTGGAATCGTGATATCAAATTCTAGCTATAGCACAAATTTTTTCATACTGTCCACATTTCAAAAACTTGATGCTGATATGAACTTTTGTAAGTGGCATTCACATACACATTCATGAAGTAGTTAGGGCATGTTTTACCTCTACTACGTAAGTGTCAATAATATGATCCCGAGGCAGGAACCAATGGGCTACCTCTTCTTCATCCATCACAGGAGCAAGATTAAACTGtttcaagtaagtgttgattaatTCTTGTACTGCTTTAGTATCTTTTTGTTCCATTGGTCTCAAACCTGAAGTCTTTGTGGCCTTattgtaacaaaagaaaaataaatgttgagaTGTTGAAAGGAAAACTGCATACACAGCAAAGGCTGAAAGTAGGTTGCAGAGTCACTCCACTTGCTATAATGCATTCATTATTAGCCTACTTTACCCCAGCCACCTAATTCATTATGCTATTTTACAAATGGCTTTCAATCAGAATTCCCTCTCTTCTAATTATTGAGAGTCTGGGGCACTTCAgtctttatatttcattattgAAACAACTGCTTTTCTCCAGAGAAAGAGATACCATTGCCAACAACCTAGACTTCAcgcattttgtattttttttttttaggtcagtcTTTATTTCTTATCTTCTTCTAAACTACCTAGGGCCcagacacagaaacaaaacataaagcAACTTGCATATCTGAAGTTAATCTGAAGACAGGAACACTTGCCATTCAAACTTATGAAAATTACAGTCAAGCTATAAACCAAAGTCAGTGGATAAAGTTTAATTGgaaattatttaacaaaaaaattccacCTGTTCTTAACACTTGCAAACTCCCTTGCTTACTCAACTTCCTATACAGGCACAACTGCTCTTCTGTTAACAAGAAAGCTTCCTCCCTGAAGGTGCCTGAAATTAAAAACCTACAGTATTTTAACAAATAAAGTTATTTATTTGACTTTAAacatcagaagaggaaaaaattgctttccagTACTATGCAATTAATGTTTAAACAAGCAAAGGCGATTAAagttttctcccttgcttttgttagcttttctgaatatttccttTTAGGGAGGCTAAGTCTTGTTCTCTTCAGAGCTCATTTATCCTCCTTCATCTGTCTGAGCTACATACTTGGGCACGTATCACATTAATCATAGCAAAGTCAATTGCAAGAGCAGCCAGGTAGAGACTTGATTACTGGAAACCTGAAATTAGTGTAGCTGATTACACTCTGCTCAAAAGGCATTATTCTGGGGGAGGTATTTATTCACATACCCTGGGAGTCAGCAGCCAGATGAAAAATCAAGGCACGTTTTGCCACAGCTCTAGCCTGGGTATTACATTTTAGTCTTCCTGCTTTCCTGAGCAGCCTGGGACTATGGTTTGCTTCCACAAGAGCACATCACCTAGATTTTTAAATGCCCTGAATCCATAAGGGTATTCACCTGACTCATCAACATGACGCTTCCTATGCCATATTTCATTCATAACCTCCTTATGAACTACAATATGAAAGGTTAATTTCAGCTCCCTCCAAGCCTTCGTACCTCTTCTAAAGCCATACACTGGAACAGGATGGGAGGAGAAGTGGCTGGGCTGGAACATGTTTATGGCCCAGCAATGCTCAGAATGGCCAACAGTAAATGATTATTTGCAGCCCCAGAAGTGAGACAAAGTGTACAGAACTGGGCTAAAATTTGTTTCTCTGCTTCACATATCAAGCTGCACCAGGCATATATTCATGCGAGTATCCTGGCTTAGGATCTCCATCAGTCAAGAAAAGACATACATACAGAGACAAACACGCCCCTGTCCTTATTCTAAACACAGCCAGAATTCACCTCTTTCAGAAAACTCCTTGCTCAGGAGATCAAATACttagaaaaaacccttttttttttatacctataTGTACATGCATAAACACAGCCTTCAGTGAGGGTGGTATTTAttaattacagtatttattatttctgaaaaccTTTTTTAATTCAGACTGCTCAAGTGATTAGGAATGATTAATTCCTCTTAAAGGGAGATGAGCTCCCAGTGGCAATGATATTCCAAGGACGCTAAGAAAAGAGGTTAAAATGCAAGAAACAGCGTTTGGTGCTGAGGGACAGGACAGTGTGGCCTGAATGAACAAATTTGTGTGACAGTACTGTTTATGATAACAGCCTGAAACTGAGGATAAGGAGCCTCAATAGCACTTAAAccctttcttcagaaaaaaaaactccAGAAAAACTAAAGCACAAGACCTAAAGAGAAAACATTAGCACAAAGACTAAATCTTTGTTTTCCATGGGAGAAGCTCCCAAGTCcaatctaaaaataaacaaacagctgaGGCATATGGACTTCTACATCACTTAGTTTTAAAAGTTGATTTTCAAAGCACCTCTTTTCTATTTGCACTTCTCTGTACAGTATGTTTGCCTTAGCTATATTTTACGAATGAGAtacagtgttttctttgttttccatagtttatttttctgttgaaatctGAGTTTTATGATAAAGGAAGATGATCAGGGTACAGCTGCTGTTGTTTCTAATTATTCTCTGTAGTTACACTTTTTGTACTGTAAGTAAGATCCTTAATCTTTAAGCTATTCTTTTCCTGTATTGTTTCCATGAGAAACAGTACTAGAGTTGTCACCAAGACCTATATTTGAAATTGTCTACTGCACTTTAGACTATTAAAAATGTCTTCAAGATTTGATGGAAGCTAAATTTAGCTCTCCAAGATTAAAACCTAATTAATTTGGTTATTAATTCTTAAGCTCTGAAAACTGCTGCCCTGCACACAAGGGAGAACCTGCATGTGCAGGCACAGGTAGCATGCAGGCAGCACAGGAAACTAGTCTCTCTGACAGCAGCAGGAGTTCAGATCAAGCCATGGCACGTAGCTCATACCGAGGAGTGCTTAGTGTATTACTCAAATATGTAAGTAGCAGAGAACCTGCAGCACCAAGCTAAATATAACCAACAGACACAAttttccaaagtcagatgaatcATTACAAAGTACTatgagtgaggaaaaaagtatttttttttaaccaaaaggaagggtttgtttaaataaaaaaaggtttaCTGATATGGTACAGGTAAAGGATATTCTGCAATCCCTCCAAATAGAAAGGTAGCTTTTACAAgcaaagaaattgttttcaaTCATAAAGCTTAGACTAGCTTCTATAGGCTATTAATTAcagcaatgagatttttttttttttttaatagtacatTTCAGACTACTTACAGTGACTTGCCCTGTCATGGAAATGCATCCTAAGGCTGTTTGCCAGCCTAACTATTAGCTGCAAAcatgagaaaaattatttttaactaatcTAGCTATGCCagagcactctttttttttttttactagaccACGCAAATAAGTGGTACACAACACACTGAAGAGGCTTTTGCTGAGCCTCTTTATTGCAGAAGATGAACGTTCtctgacagaacagaaaaagctGTGAATTAGAGTGTAATCAACAATCCCACTGCACTGAGCCAACTTTCTGATGGACTTCTCAGAGAATTTTAAGACATGAACTATTAATTTTCTGTTCCAATAATCAGATTAACCATACCAAGAATAGTTTTATGCATCTTCAATTCAATCCCACATGTTTATGAAGTCAAggctcctgtttcttttttctttgtttgtttaagcCTTTTAGTTCAAAATTTCTCCATATACAGATCTACATTTCCAGCAATACTCTCTTCTGTTTAGTATAGCCCTTAAGGTCTTTTTCATcaaccagagatttttttttttttttttaatgtcctgcACACACTGCCTTTCCACAGAAAAGCCTGTGCTGTCAGAGACAGATGGAAGGTTATTTTGGGCCTCACAGTAACTGTGGGGATTCTCTAGAAGTCATCAGCTTACATCAGGAAGTCTGTAGAGCTTCATTGTTCTTTGTAGAGTCATGTTTCTACTCAAATGTGAAAATTTCACCTCCACCAATTTTCTGGGATTCAGTGATCGATGCCAATAcctggaaataaaattaataatgagattaaatagtattttaagtGTCAGCTTTACTTGCATCCATTTCTCGCtttgctccttctcctctccaaATTTGTTTCTAAGCAAGCCTGTACTATGTCTGTAAGAAGCTTGAGCAACAAAAGATAAGGAAAAGCTATATGCAAGCAATAGCTTTTAAACAGGCCTGCTATCACTTTGAATCTAAGCAAATGCTTTTCATTACAGAATCAGTAATCACAGGGGTAAACATTTTAGTACTTGCCATAGCCCTACCAATCTCACCATACTTAACAtggtaacatttattttcttgtacagACAGGACCCTCTGCTCATGTCTAAGTAGCTTGTTGAAGGAGATCTCCTCTTCCTAGATCATTGTGCAACAGAACATCCATGGTTACTCTAACACAGCAtggctggtgggttttttcccatcCTTCCTTACAGAAACTTACAGGACCTTTGGTGTTCATAGGTACAAACACAACTGCAAATGAAAAAGTATCCTGTCCTCCAGAAGGATAGACAGCTGAACTAATACTGCTGGAACTGAACTTTTCCCgttagaaataaaatgcattccaagcaaacaaaattacACTTCATTACATACAACTCTTCTCACGTGATAGTTTTCCGATCTTTATCAAATGCCAATTAAATCCTCTCTTCTCCAGGACAGATGAAAGTATTTCAAAAAAGCAAATCATACAATTCCCACAAATGCCCTGCCATCTTTGGCAAGCAACCAGGTCAACAGGGAAGCATCCCAGCAGGGAAACAGGCCACTTGAAAAACACAGGTATACATTGTTGTCATTGCTAGCATGGCTTCCACCAGAAGGTCAACAGAAACATCTATTAGTCTATTTAAGGTACgataaacaaaccaaaattagATTTTAGTCTGAGAAGCTGTTTTATCCAAGgcacagggggagaaggggagagaagcaGGGAGAAGCACAGGAGGGAGCGAGAGGGaaagtaacaaaagaaaacaaccctgAAAAAACACTCAGGCCTTCAGGTTAGTCAAGGCCACAACATttagtttctttgaattttatgtttttattgtttCCAGCCAACTacataaaatattctttaaaatgacTGCTATAGGAACCTATATTATTATGAACATCACTTAGGTTACCTGCAAGTGGCCACAGGCTTGGGGAGTACCACTCCAGCAGTGTAAACAGCCTGAAAAATTCCTTCCAGGTTTACTCTTCTGGTTATTTCCCGAATCAGTACAGGTGCTACCCGTTTAGATCTCAGTTTCTTATGGACACACAGAAAATTGATTTCTACCATTTTCTTCACACTAAAAGGACATTAAATAGTGGAAAAGTTACAAAGAGTTGCACATtgcatattttcatttccataatTGCAGTTTTCCATGTTGTGACAGAAGAATTTGAGGTAAAAATAAATTGGTCTGTGACAAAGTACATCTGCAACAAATACTAACCTATGATACAGTGACTGCATTGGCAAATTGTGCAATATGCAAGCTGTGTCTAAGCTATTTGCAACACTCCTTTTCCAGAGCTCTATCGAGGCTTAACCAATTGCCTTACTTTAAGATGCAGAATGGCATCCAAGCACATGCTACGTGGTATCATTAATACTTTATGATTGTCAGTGTATGAAGAGCTGGCCAAGGAAGTCCAGCTGACTGACTATCCTTTAAATACTTTCTAGTAGGATCAGAAAATTCTTTGTCATTATCTGTATCATCCATCAATAAGCAAATTTCTTATATATGTATTATCAGTCTTCATTGTAAGGAGCCCAcaagcttttttggggggaagggtgAAGAAGAGTGAAAGAAGTCTCTGCTACATACACAGGATTCTTCTGACTCTTTATGGTCAGTGagcctccttctctctttttaagTTCTCTATGGCAATGGATACCAGTTTAAGATTTGTTTCACGGTGTTATCCTTTTACAAGTACAAAAGTAATGGTGCATTTTACCTGTCATAAATACGAATATTTGCAGGGATGGCACTTATGAATCCTACCAGTTTTTTGTTTGAAGACACTCTAACCCCACAGTGCCATTGGGGTAACCAGCCTGGAGGACGTAGCGCCCTAGAATCgattacagaaataattacaaattacTGCCTAAGAAGATGTAATAAAAACACTCTTCTTTGCACTCCAGCCAGAGCAGAATGTAGAACTTGCTACTCACCACAGAAGAAATTCAGGTGAATAATCAAACCTAAACATATTATCATCATCTTCTACGTAATTCTCATTTAACAGTGTGTATAACTCCTTCagctgaaaacacacacaaaaaaatccaaagatttaTCCACACACATCAATCAGAATAAACTTCAATAATTTTAGATACatataaaaattgttttacttACAACTTCAGCATTGCTAAGATCCAATGTGTCCCACATAAAACCTTGTGGCAAAGAATATGGCTCTAGGCGGACATTGTCCTTATCTGGTTCGATTGCACCGTGTGAAGTTATAACTTCATcttttgagggaggaggaggaaaaaaattaaaaaacacaaaccaaaagaaCAGTTACATTGCTAGCTTTCCTGATAGTTCTCAAAACTGCATTTAACTCACAACATGTATTTTCTCATAATTACGTGACAGGAacatgaagcttttaaaaattttgaaaaaaatttataatATTAGCTTATACTACTCATTCTCACAGATTGCATTCAGACTAATGACCATCTCATCAGAATATCTATAGATACACACAGAACAGCTCTACCTCAACTGAGACCCAGTATTTTGTAACACAGGACAGCAGACAGCAATTTATCAGCACATGCACAGCATTTAGCCAGCCACAAGATCCACAGTCTCATCATGAGAAAGATGTTGTACTCACAGCTAACAAGCTATGGCTCGGATCCTGTTCACCACTGACTTGAACAGACCTGAACTCAACAGGATTACTCAGGAGCAGTGGCATGGCAAAGCCAGGGCATTTAAGAGATGCTGGTGAAATGTGAAATTTGTTCCTAAAATCCTACATGAAAGCATGCTTTCATCTCTTCCCTTACTTTACAACTCTGGTCCCTCAGCATATAGCTATAAACAGAAGCTGTTCCTCTTCTATGGAGCAGCACCTGCCAaataacagaatcatagaatcatttaggttggaaaagacctttaagatcatcaagtccaactgtacaCCTAACGCTGCCaggtctaccactaaaccatgtccctaagtgccatatctacacatcttttaaatacctccaggtatggtgactcaaccacttccctgggcagcctgttccaacgcttgacaaccctttcagtaaagaaatttttcctaatatccaatctaaacctcccctgccactaCTTgaagccatttcttcttgtcctatcacttgttacttgggagaagagaccgacccccacctcgctacaaccccccttcaggtagttgtagagagcgacaaggtctcccctcagcctccttttctccaggctaaacaactccagttccctcagccgctcctcagaggacttgttctctagacccctcaccaactcggttgcccttctttggacacgctccagcacctcagtgtctttcctgtagtgaggggcccaaaactgaacacggtactcgaggtgtggcctcaccagtgctgagtacaggggaaccatcacttccctagtcctgctggccacactatttctgatacaggccaggatgccattggccttcttggccacctgggcacactgctggcccACATTCAGCCAGGTGTCAagcaacacccccaggtccttttcccccaggcagctttccagccactcttccccaagcctgtagcattgcacggggttgttgtgacccaaatgcaggacctggcacttggccttgttgaacctcatacaagcagcctcggcccatcgatccagcctgtccagatccctctgtagacacttcctaccctcaagcagatcaacgctcctgcccaacttggtgtc
This region of Harpia harpyja isolate bHarHar1 chromosome 1, bHarHar1 primary haplotype, whole genome shotgun sequence genomic DNA includes:
- the NMT2 gene encoding glycylpeptide N-tetradecanoyltransferase 2, which codes for MAEDSESAASQQSLELDDQDTCGIDGDNEEEAEHAKGSPGGDLGAKKKKKKQKRKKEKPNSGGTKSDSASDSQEIKIQQPSKNPAIPMQKLQDIQRAMELLSACQGPAKNIDEATKRKYQFWDTQPVPKLNEVITSHGAIEPDKDNVRLEPYSLPQGFMWDTLDLSNAEVLKELYTLLNENYVEDDDNMFRFDYSPEFLLWALRPPGWLPQWHCGVRVSSNKKLVGFISAIPANIRIYDSVKKMVEINFLCVHKKLRSKRVAPVLIREITRRVNLEGIFQAVYTAGVVLPKPVATCRYWHRSLNPRKLVEVKFSHLSRNMTLQRTMKLYRLPDATKTSGLRPMEQKDTKAVQELINTYLKQFNLAPVMDEEEVAHWFLPRDHIIDTYVVEGSSGILTDFLSFYTLPSTVMHHPVHKSLKAAYSFYNIHTETPLLDLMNDALIIAKLKGFDVFNALDLMENKTFLEKLKFGIGDGNLQYYLYNWRCPGMESEKVGLVLQ